A single genomic interval of Daucus carota subsp. sativus chromosome 1, DH1 v3.0, whole genome shotgun sequence harbors:
- the LOC135151646 gene encoding uncharacterized protein LOC135151646 yields the protein MIALQQGTTDDNFRRSLAKRAPENMNELQERAEKYIKAEKSLKKSQNNMGPTPNPKKRGNDTEYNADSKYSKTGDGDKSPTKKKAGPRFTEYARLNTPRSQILMEIEKDESVRWLKPIRTDPEKRNKDLYCRFHKDRGHKTDDCRQLKDEIEFLIRKGKLSRYTRDTDKNPRDNDNRGRDNDDRNKRNQPRGSVINVISGGPTTAGLSSNSRKAYAREVMYIVGEPPKRAKIEFALAFDNLDLDRVKFPHDDPLVITPVIGNFSVKRVLVDSGASVDILFHDAYEKMGYSDSQLTPSDMPIYGFNNVETKIEGEHKEYWAPYLTKSKAEGICVKKFSK from the exons atgattgccctacagcaaggaaccacggatgataatttccgccgatcactagccaagagggcccctgaaAATATGAATGAGCTCCAGGAGAGGGCCGAGAAGTATATCAAGGCTGAGAAAAGCCTGAAGAAATCTCAGAATAACATGGGACCGACCCCGAACCCAAAGAAACGTGGAAACGACACCGAGTACAACGCGGATAGTAAGTATTCAAAGACAGGGGATGGTGATAAGTCCCCCACCAAAAAGAAAGcaggaccgaggttcactgagtatgcaaggctgaatacccctaggagtcagatcctgatggaaattgagaaagatgaaAGTGTTCGATGGCTGAAGCCTATCAGGACTGACCccgaaaagagaaacaaggacttgtactgcaggtttcataaggatagaggacataagaccgatgattgccggcagttgaaggatgagatcgaGTTTTTGATCCGAAAAGGGAAGTTGTCCAGGTATACTAGGGATACGGACAAGAATCCCCGTGACAATGACAAccgtggaagagacaacgatGATAGGAATAAGAGAAACCAGCCTAGAGGGTCTGTGATCAATGTAATTTCTGGAGGACCGACCACAGCAGGCCTAtctagtaactcacgaaaagcttatgctcgtgaagtgatgtACATTGTTGGAGAGCCCCCGAAGAGAGCAAAAATTGAGTTTGCTCTAGCATTCGACAATTTAGATCTTGACAGAGTTAAATTTCCCCATGATGATCCTTTGGTAATCACCCCGGTGATTGGAAACTTTTCTGTAAAAAGGGTACTCGTTGACAGTGGAGCCTCAGTAGATATCTTATTTCATGATGCATATGAGAAGATGGGATATTCTGATTCGCAATTGACACCttcagatatgcctatatacggctttaataacgtggagacaaagattgaag GGGAACACAAGGAGTATTGGGCGCCatatttgactaagtcaaaggctGAAGGTATTTGTGTCAAGAAGTTTTCTAAGTAA